Proteins encoded in a region of the Candidatus Obscuribacter sp. genome:
- a CDS encoding divalent-cation tolerance protein CutA, translating to MTEAIVVYVTCPPDDADKLAETLVEEGLVACVNIVPSVRSVYMWQGSVAKDQESLLVMKTSSAIYDRLETRVKQLHSYQLPEVIAMSIEHGSQKYLDWLLGSLKDKTGK from the coding sequence ATGACAGAAGCAATCGTCGTCTACGTAACCTGCCCGCCTGACGATGCTGACAAGCTAGCAGAAACGCTGGTGGAAGAGGGGCTAGTTGCTTGCGTAAATATCGTGCCCTCTGTACGATCCGTCTATATGTGGCAGGGCTCGGTAGCCAAGGATCAAGAATCCTTGCTTGTAATGAAAACATCAAGCGCCATATACGATAGACTCGAAACAAGAGTCAAACAACTGCACTCCTACCAACTCCCAGAAGTAATTGCCATGTCTATCGAACACGGCTCACAAAAGTATCTAGATTGGCTGCTCGGCAGCCTCAAAGACAAAACAGGCAAATAA
- a CDS encoding DUF3465 domain-containing protein, producing MVLKANCVSLALLALVVFSSSLAACSGNGPGSGQYQQGGQNQGGGQYQGGQYQGGSSPYQQGATTPLAPAQGQGNPQAPQGVQSQNLQGQAPALYETEVQQAQANHAIKQMVTITTRVKRMLPEDRKGRAHEKFLLGLQDGSTVLVAHSIDSAPYVPVQPGDIVTIHGEYIWNAKGGLIHWTHHTDSPRHEGGWIDFNGQRYQ from the coding sequence ATGGTTTTAAAAGCAAACTGTGTCTCGCTGGCACTTTTAGCACTTGTGGTATTTAGCTCGTCGCTTGCTGCTTGCTCCGGCAATGGTCCAGGTAGTGGTCAGTATCAGCAGGGCGGCCAAAACCAGGGTGGCGGTCAGTATCAGGGTGGTCAGTATCAAGGTGGCAGCAGCCCCTATCAACAAGGCGCCACAACACCTTTGGCACCAGCTCAGGGACAGGGCAATCCTCAGGCTCCCCAGGGTGTCCAGAGCCAAAATCTCCAGGGTCAAGCGCCAGCACTCTACGAGACCGAAGTGCAGCAAGCACAAGCCAATCACGCCATAAAACAAATGGTGACCATTACAACACGGGTCAAGCGCATGCTGCCCGAGGACCGCAAAGGTCGTGCCCATGAGAAGTTTTTGCTGGGTTTGCAAGACGGCTCAACAGTTTTGGTAGCCCATAGTATTGATAGTGCGCCCTATGTACCAGTGCAGCCTGGCGATATTGTCACTATTCACGGCGAGTACATCTGGAACGCCAAGGGTGGCCTTATCCACTGGACCCACCACACTGACAGTCCCAGGCATGAAGGCGGCTGGATCGACTTTAACGGTCAGCGCTATCAATAA
- a CDS encoding AMP-binding protein: MITKPMKQSQSNTNLDFAQPLSYDYGICAETLLGYTLSGHLDLVATQSLDHQAVTSVLEDVSFTYGEFKEQTELFARALMARGIVRGDRVGIWSTNNWRWLAVLYAVSRVGGILVNINPAYRVPELEYVLNQSGVKLLFTIPQNRSSNYLAMLEELAPSIFDRVVADESKNADSKNALAARVPDLQDIVVMPGMDADGKPHPYPFGSNSGIEPLNNNSHLFAVEEFLELAKGVSPEQLQQRQAVIQFDDPVNIQYTSGTTGFPKGVTLSHHNLLNNGLFAARAMALDTTTRFAIPMPFYHCGGMVSSALATFSIGGTVIIPAPYFEELTVMQAVAKERATHISGVPTMFIGQLEHPRYKEFDYTSLRGGFMAGAPCPVQLMRRVASEMHVPEVVILYGLTEVSPLMTATTISDSMETRATTVGRAIAGVEVKIIDPETGRVVPRDSQGEICCRGHGIMLGYYKNEKATRECIDHAGWLHSGDLGVMDAHGYIKITGRKKDMIIRGGENIYPREVEEVLHGHAKISQAQIFGIPDEKLGEEVCLWMMLKANETLTQEELILWLKERIAHFKLPRHVRTVSAFPMTVTGKIQKFAMREAMIEELGLGKVAAIETA; this comes from the coding sequence GTGATCACTAAACCGATGAAACAAAGCCAGTCCAATACCAATCTAGATTTTGCTCAGCCCCTGAGTTATGACTACGGCATCTGTGCCGAGACATTGCTTGGCTACACTCTCAGTGGACATCTCGATCTGGTTGCTACTCAATCGCTTGATCATCAGGCGGTTACAAGTGTGCTCGAGGATGTCTCCTTTACCTATGGAGAGTTTAAGGAGCAAACCGAATTGTTTGCTCGTGCTCTCATGGCGCGGGGCATTGTGCGCGGCGACAGAGTCGGCATCTGGTCGACAAATAACTGGCGCTGGCTGGCGGTACTGTATGCGGTGAGTCGAGTTGGCGGCATCCTGGTCAATATCAATCCCGCTTACCGTGTGCCTGAGCTTGAGTATGTCCTCAACCAGTCTGGCGTCAAATTGCTCTTTACCATCCCCCAAAACCGCAGCAGCAATTATCTAGCTATGCTCGAAGAGCTGGCTCCGTCGATATTTGATCGCGTGGTGGCAGATGAGAGCAAAAATGCTGATAGCAAAAACGCACTGGCTGCCCGTGTGCCCGACTTGCAAGACATAGTTGTTATGCCAGGTATGGACGCTGATGGCAAACCACACCCGTATCCTTTTGGTAGTAACAGTGGTATTGAGCCGCTCAACAACAACAGTCATCTCTTTGCCGTAGAAGAATTTTTGGAGTTAGCTAAAGGCGTAAGTCCAGAGCAATTGCAGCAAAGACAAGCGGTTATTCAGTTTGATGATCCTGTCAATATTCAGTACACCTCCGGTACGACTGGTTTTCCCAAAGGGGTCACTCTTAGTCATCACAACCTTCTAAACAACGGCTTGTTTGCTGCTCGGGCAATGGCTCTTGATACCACAACTCGCTTTGCCATCCCCATGCCGTTTTATCATTGTGGTGGCATGGTCAGCTCTGCTCTTGCTACCTTTAGCATCGGCGGGACAGTGATTATCCCTGCTCCTTATTTTGAGGAGCTGACAGTGATGCAAGCTGTGGCAAAAGAGAGAGCTACTCATATCTCTGGTGTGCCGACGATGTTTATCGGGCAGCTCGAGCATCCGCGCTACAAAGAGTTTGATTACACATCACTGCGTGGTGGCTTTATGGCCGGTGCACCATGTCCGGTGCAGCTGATGCGCCGTGTTGCTAGTGAGATGCATGTGCCTGAGGTCGTTATCCTGTATGGTCTGACTGAGGTCTCTCCCTTGATGACAGCCACCACTATCAGTGACTCCATGGAGACTCGCGCTACCACGGTAGGACGCGCTATCGCTGGGGTAGAGGTCAAAATCATCGATCCTGAGACCGGACGTGTTGTCCCTCGCGACAGTCAGGGTGAAATCTGCTGCCGTGGTCATGGCATCATGCTCGGCTACTACAAAAACGAAAAAGCGACTCGTGAATGCATCGACCATGCTGGTTGGTTGCATAGCGGGGACCTGGGTGTGATGGACGCGCACGGTTATATCAAAATCACCGGACGCAAAAAGGACATGATCATACGCGGCGGTGAGAATATCTATCCTCGCGAAGTGGAAGAAGTCTTGCACGGTCATGCCAAAATCAGTCAGGCTCAGATATTTGGTATCCCGGACGAAAAGCTGGGTGAAGAAGTCTGTCTCTGGATGATGCTTAAAGCCAATGAGACGCTGACCCAGGAGGAGCTTATCCTCTGGCTCAAAGAGCGTATCGCGCACTTTAAGCTGCCTCGGCATGTGCGTACAGTTTCAGCATTTCCCATGACAGTGACTGGCAAAATCCAAAAGTTTGCCATGCGTGAAGCCATGATCGAAGAGCTGGGATTGGGCAAAGTCGCTGCTATTGAGACTGCTTAG
- a CDS encoding cupin domain-containing protein, translated as MLQKIRRLVTGHNAEGKSIIVSDAPSPHTLVLSDIPACGMTNLWVTDGQPALDTTGDDNADRRVTLTPPEQGSIFRIVEFPPDKTLAGKIDRKMVFAAMGADAAMDTTGARHPLMHKTKTVDYALVVSGEIYAVMDEGEALMKAGDCLVQRGTNHAWSNRSDKPCLVAFVLLDAKS; from the coding sequence ATGCTGCAAAAAATCAGAAGACTAGTAACAGGTCACAATGCCGAAGGCAAGTCGATAATCGTATCCGACGCGCCTTCACCACATACACTTGTGTTGTCGGATATACCAGCATGCGGCATGACTAATCTCTGGGTAACTGACGGTCAACCAGCGCTTGACACCACTGGTGATGACAATGCCGATCGCAGAGTGACACTTACACCACCAGAGCAGGGTTCGATTTTTCGTATAGTGGAGTTTCCCCCAGATAAGACTCTCGCTGGCAAAATCGACCGCAAGATGGTGTTTGCAGCAATGGGTGCAGACGCTGCGATGGACACGACTGGGGCACGCCACCCATTGATGCACAAGACTAAGACTGTCGACTATGCGCTAGTCGTCTCAGGCGAAATATACGCTGTAATGGATGAAGGCGAGGCATTAATGAAAGCAGGTGATTGCCTGGTGCAGAGAGGCACCAATCACGCCTGGAGTAATCGATCCGACAAGCCGTGTCTGGTGGCATTTGTGCTGTTGGATGCGAAGAGTTAG
- a CDS encoding transposase family protein codes for MPVLRASGPNQVWAWDVTKLKGPHAWQFYFLYTIVDLYSRKVVGWMVAERENAKHAKRLFREVCRRERADSRQLIVHSDRGSTMTSLTLGLLFSSLGIVKSLSRPRVSNDNAFVESLFKTLKYRQLYPKRFYSLDEAQKYANFLAGTTQSIITQVSVT; via the coding sequence ATGCCGGTATTAAGGGCAAGCGGTCCCAATCAAGTATGGGCCTGGGATGTGACGAAGCTAAAAGGTCCACACGCATGGCAGTTCTACTTTCTGTACACGATTGTTGATCTCTACAGCAGAAAGGTTGTCGGCTGGATGGTGGCAGAAAGAGAAAATGCAAAACATGCGAAACGTCTATTCAGAGAGGTTTGCAGGCGCGAGCGCGCAGATTCGCGGCAACTGATAGTGCACTCCGATCGTGGCAGCACGATGACGTCCCTGACGCTGGGTCTGCTATTCTCCAGCCTGGGAATAGTCAAATCTCTGAGCCGGCCGCGTGTAAGCAACGACAATGCATTTGTCGAAAGTCTGTTTAAGACCTTGAAGTATCGCCAGCTATATCCGAAACGCTTTTATTCTCTAGACGAAGCGCAAAAATACGCGAATTTTTTAGCTGGTACAACACAGAGCATTATCACTCAGGTGTCTGTCACTTGA
- a CDS encoding glucose 1-dehydrogenase: MTALQTQTKTTGAKRLEGKVAIVTGGARGIGAAIAKKLGAEGATVVVNYVNSKDAAAKVVEAIKESGAKALAVQANVTKQDDSKRLVDEVVKAYGKIDILVNNAGVSSARPIEQVDIAHYDEIFDVNVKGVVATTIAALPHFNDGGRIINISSGVAEVTVPGFSIYSATKAALNTLTRIWAQDLGARHITVNGVAPGATATDMLESAMPQEARAHMVSKTALGRLGEPNDIADVVAFVASDDARWITGQTIRADGGINI, encoded by the coding sequence ATGACAGCCCTGCAAACACAAACCAAAACAACCGGTGCCAAAAGACTGGAAGGCAAAGTAGCCATCGTCACTGGTGGTGCCCGCGGCATCGGCGCTGCTATCGCTAAAAAGCTCGGCGCCGAAGGTGCAACAGTAGTCGTCAACTATGTAAATAGCAAAGATGCTGCTGCCAAAGTCGTTGAAGCCATCAAAGAGTCAGGCGCCAAGGCACTCGCGGTACAAGCCAATGTCACCAAACAGGACGACAGCAAAAGACTTGTCGACGAAGTCGTCAAAGCCTACGGTAAAATCGATATCCTAGTAAACAACGCTGGTGTCTCGTCTGCCAGGCCAATTGAACAAGTGGACATCGCACATTACGACGAAATATTTGATGTTAATGTCAAAGGTGTAGTGGCTACAACCATCGCCGCACTACCCCACTTTAATGATGGCGGTCGCATTATCAATATCTCGTCCGGAGTAGCAGAAGTAACAGTACCTGGGTTTAGCATCTACTCTGCCACCAAAGCCGCTCTCAATACATTGACCCGCATCTGGGCTCAAGACCTGGGAGCCAGACATATCACTGTCAATGGTGTCGCACCTGGTGCCACTGCCACTGATATGCTTGAGTCGGCAATGCCACAAGAAGCCAGAGCACACATGGTCTCCAAAACGGCTCTCGGCAGACTGGGTGAGCCCAATGATATTGCCGATGTCGTTGCCTTTGTTGCCAGCGATGACGCTCGTTGGATCACCGGTCAAACTATCCGCGCAGATGGCGGTATCAACATCTAG
- a CDS encoding NADH:flavin oxidoreductase translates to MPTTTLASRLFQPFELKGLRLPNRVVMAPMTRGKSPDGIPGEDVAEYYARRAAGGTGLIITEGTFIDDKAAGIHWYPAVPHLYGDDALAGWRRVVTQVHAAGGLIFPQLWHLGMSPLNGKNPSGQDAIGPSGLAFDGTTLGEPMTVARIEALLDGYVRSAISAKACGFDGLELHGAHGYMLDQFFWSQTNKRTDQYGGPTIAQRAAFVAELVRAVKAAVGDDYPLSLRFSQWKLSAFDFKNATTPQELEQWLVPLSEAGVDIFHCSTRRFWLPEFDGSNLNLAGWAKKLTGKPSITVGSVSLNEDFIHTFAKDTHNDAIDFHDLEARLENNEFDLVAVGRALLSNPDWANLVRDNKIDKMRPFRREELQYLR, encoded by the coding sequence ATGCCTACTACAACGCTCGCCAGCCGCCTATTTCAGCCATTTGAGTTAAAAGGGTTGCGCCTCCCCAATCGAGTCGTCATGGCGCCCATGACCCGCGGCAAATCACCAGATGGCATACCAGGCGAGGACGTGGCGGAGTATTACGCCAGGCGAGCCGCAGGCGGCACGGGGCTTATTATTACCGAAGGTACATTTATAGATGACAAGGCAGCCGGCATCCACTGGTATCCGGCAGTGCCCCACCTCTACGGCGACGACGCACTGGCCGGCTGGCGCCGCGTCGTAACACAAGTACATGCAGCTGGCGGCTTAATATTTCCCCAGCTCTGGCACCTGGGCATGTCGCCTCTAAATGGCAAAAACCCCAGCGGGCAAGATGCTATTGGACCCTCCGGTCTGGCATTTGATGGCACCACTCTTGGTGAGCCAATGACTGTCGCCCGTATAGAAGCCTTGCTAGACGGTTATGTGCGCTCAGCGATAAGCGCCAAAGCATGCGGTTTTGATGGACTGGAGCTGCACGGGGCTCATGGCTATATGTTGGACCAATTTTTTTGGAGTCAAACAAATAAGCGCACCGATCAATATGGCGGACCAACAATCGCTCAGAGAGCCGCTTTTGTAGCAGAGCTGGTGCGGGCAGTAAAAGCGGCAGTAGGCGACGATTATCCTCTGTCTCTGCGCTTCTCACAGTGGAAGCTAAGTGCCTTTGATTTTAAAAACGCCACCACACCTCAAGAGCTAGAACAATGGCTCGTGCCACTTAGTGAAGCAGGCGTAGATATTTTTCATTGCTCTACTCGCAGATTTTGGCTACCTGAGTTTGATGGCTCCAACCTCAATCTAGCTGGCTGGGCTAAAAAACTGACAGGTAAGCCAAGCATCACAGTGGGCTCGGTCTCGCTCAACGAGGACTTTATCCACACCTTTGCCAAAGACACACACAATGACGCAATCGACTTCCATGATCTAGAAGCCCGCCTGGAAAACAACGAGTTTGATCTAGTGGCCGTAGGTCGCGCCTTGCTTAGTAACCCAGACTGGGCCAATCTTGTGCGTGACAACAAAATCGATAAAATGCGTCCATTTAGACGCGAAGAATTGCAATATCTGCGCTAG
- a CDS encoding MarR family transcriptional regulator: MPAKLLYRQPIKSQDKRQLVAQKSTTRKVPAAYQQFLDRQSVGYYVKRCSNLLSRRIGEILQEHDLTSVHWVVLACLWRQDGQPVTYLAKQLQQIGGTLTGVLDRMEKRKLVKRKRHPSDRRVYRVYLTAQGAALKDELPVLVQKMWTGIFKGIDPGDIDNFSNLINHLLANLSPEYTCALPECDGSMPRKLSRILPPKSLGYRLKTTSMLLTRKFTDRIEPHNVTVTHWIVLCRLWQHDGVPVSEIGQYIEQVGGTLAGVLERMEERGLIYRKVDTSDRRRMLIYLTNEGERLFDVLPPIAVAVTSEMLVGIKSKEQEFLKSFLCKMIENLGG, translated from the coding sequence GTGCCTGCTAAATTGTTGTACAGACAACCAATCAAGTCTCAGGATAAACGGCAACTCGTGGCGCAAAAGTCGACAACCCGCAAAGTCCCGGCAGCATATCAACAGTTTTTAGACAGGCAGTCAGTCGGCTACTATGTCAAACGCTGCAGCAATTTACTCAGTCGTCGCATCGGCGAAATCCTGCAAGAGCACGACCTGACGTCTGTGCACTGGGTAGTTTTAGCCTGTCTCTGGCGCCAGGATGGTCAACCTGTAACCTATCTAGCCAAGCAATTGCAGCAAATCGGCGGCACTCTGACCGGCGTGCTTGATCGCATGGAAAAACGCAAACTCGTCAAACGCAAACGCCACCCGTCAGACAGGCGAGTCTATCGGGTCTATCTCACTGCTCAGGGTGCAGCCTTAAAAGATGAGCTGCCTGTGCTGGTGCAAAAAATGTGGACCGGCATATTTAAAGGCATAGACCCTGGCGACATCGACAATTTTTCCAATCTGATTAACCATCTGCTTGCCAATCTTTCGCCCGAATACACCTGTGCACTCCCTGAATGCGACGGCTCCATGCCACGCAAACTCAGCCGCATCTTGCCACCCAAATCACTGGGTTACAGACTCAAAACCACCTCCATGCTTTTGACTCGCAAGTTTACAGATCGCATCGAGCCACACAACGTCACTGTCACGCACTGGATCGTGCTTTGCCGCCTGTGGCAACATGACGGTGTCCCGGTAAGCGAAATTGGACAATATATCGAGCAAGTAGGCGGTACCCTGGCTGGCGTACTGGAGCGCATGGAAGAGCGGGGTCTGATCTACCGAAAAGTGGACACAAGCGATCGCAGACGCATGCTCATCTATCTCACTAATGAAGGCGAGCGCCTCTTTGACGTTTTGCCTCCCATTGCTGTGGCTGTCACAAGTGAAATGCTCGTTGGCATAAAGAGCAAAGAGCAGGAGTTTCTCAAATCATTTCTCTGCAAGATGATCGAAAACCTGGGTGGTTAA
- a CDS encoding efflux RND transporter permease subunit: MWIVELALRRPYTFVVMSLLIAILGAVSIARMPTDIFPFINVPVVSVIWSYNGLPAEEMENRITTICERAITTVTSGIEHIESKSVSGISIIKVYLHQGADVGRAVGTIGSLCQTLLRVYPAGTTPPLITSFSASDVPILQLGVGSDKFSEAELFDFCLNFIRTGLSGVEGASIPLPYGGKSRQVMVDLNPSELLAKGLSPVDVANAVGSQNVIIPSGQAKMGNTEYAFQLNSSPTTIDAFNDLPVKQIKGATIYVKDVAQVHDGYAVQTNIVHQNGRRSTLLNVLKNGNASTIAVVDRIRKALPRILSTLPPELKIAMLSDQSVFVKAAVDGVVKEAITAAGLTALFMFLILASWRSTIIVAISIPLSILASIICLNACGQTLNTMTLGGMALAVGMLVDDATVEVENIHRQLGLGKAIERAILDGAQQVAAPAFVSTLAICIVFVPVFLLTEPARSLFVPLALSVVFAMMFSYLLSRTLVPVMARALLRGHENHEIESTRSIFAPLFKATEHAFEFLRNMYRDLLAYLLSRKLICIVTFLILFAGCFSMIPLIGQDFFPAVDGGQMRLHLVCPTGSRLEETERTFTSIESAIKKVIPPEELGDILDNIGLPNSGINLAYGDNITVSDFDGEMLISLKEDHKKSVFEYAKKIRLMMRQEFPHVQCFFQPADIVSQILNAGLPAPIDIQVTGRDKPANYKIAQLLKEKIEKVQGAVDVTLHQVVDAPQVKFDVDRVRANQLGFTQRDIAQAVLMSLSSSFQTSPSFWVNPKNGVNYNVAIQTPQSRMNTIDAILNTPVTSPLPGHAPQLLANLGSISRGITPAVVSHYRIQNVYDVFVNVQDRDLGGVSSDIQKIIKEIEGKKLLPRGTYIYVRGQADSMTNAFTGLLGGMAFALILIYLLLVVNFHSWVDPLIVLAALPGAFSGIVLALFATNTAFSVPALMGAIMSIGVASANSILLITFANEQIEEGVEPVAAALSAGYNRFRPVIMTATAMIIGMLPMALGLGEGGSQNAPLGRAVIGGLLMATLATLLFVPCVFAVVRLRRPQRPSAHTAALEHAGR, translated from the coding sequence GTGTGGATTGTTGAGTTAGCCCTCAGAAGGCCTTACACATTTGTCGTTATGTCTTTGCTTATTGCGATTTTGGGCGCGGTGAGCATTGCCCGTATGCCTACAGACATCTTCCCTTTTATCAATGTGCCGGTAGTGAGCGTTATCTGGAGTTATAACGGTCTGCCAGCAGAAGAAATGGAAAACCGCATCACCACAATCTGTGAGCGAGCGATTACGACAGTGACAAGCGGCATCGAGCATATCGAGTCCAAGTCGGTCAGTGGGATCTCTATTATCAAGGTCTATCTGCATCAGGGTGCTGATGTCGGACGCGCTGTGGGGACGATTGGTTCGCTTTGTCAGACGCTTCTCAGGGTTTATCCCGCTGGTACGACACCACCTCTGATTACATCGTTCAGTGCTTCTGATGTGCCTATCTTGCAACTCGGAGTTGGCAGCGACAAATTTAGTGAGGCTGAGCTTTTTGACTTTTGTCTCAACTTTATCCGTACTGGTTTGTCTGGAGTAGAGGGTGCATCGATACCCTTGCCTTATGGTGGTAAGAGCCGTCAGGTGATGGTTGACCTCAATCCATCGGAGCTTTTAGCCAAAGGGCTTTCGCCTGTAGATGTAGCTAACGCAGTGGGCAGCCAAAACGTCATTATCCCCAGCGGTCAGGCCAAGATGGGCAATACTGAGTATGCCTTTCAGCTAAATAGCAGTCCTACCACAATTGATGCCTTTAATGATTTGCCGGTCAAGCAAATTAAAGGTGCCACTATCTATGTCAAAGACGTGGCTCAAGTCCATGACGGCTATGCAGTACAGACCAATATCGTCCATCAAAATGGCAGGCGTTCGACCCTCCTTAATGTCCTCAAAAACGGCAATGCTTCCACAATTGCTGTAGTCGACAGGATACGCAAAGCACTGCCGCGCATTTTGTCCACTTTGCCGCCAGAGCTAAAAATCGCCATGCTCTCTGACCAGTCTGTGTTTGTAAAGGCTGCAGTCGACGGTGTCGTAAAAGAAGCCATCACAGCTGCCGGACTGACAGCGCTATTTATGTTTTTGATTTTGGCTAGCTGGCGCAGCACCATTATTGTGGCTATTTCAATCCCGCTATCCATACTTGCTTCGATCATTTGTCTCAATGCTTGCGGTCAGACGCTCAACACAATGACGCTGGGTGGCATGGCACTGGCTGTGGGCATGCTCGTGGACGATGCCACTGTTGAGGTCGAAAACATCCACAGACAATTGGGTCTAGGTAAAGCAATCGAGCGTGCCATCCTTGATGGTGCCCAACAAGTGGCAGCACCTGCCTTTGTTTCGACACTAGCTATATGTATTGTGTTTGTGCCAGTGTTTTTGCTGACTGAGCCTGCTCGCTCTTTATTTGTGCCGCTGGCGCTGTCAGTGGTTTTTGCCATGATGTTTAGTTATTTGCTCTCGCGCACACTGGTGCCAGTCATGGCTAGAGCGCTCTTGCGCGGGCACGAAAACCACGAAATCGAATCTACCCGCAGCATCTTTGCTCCGCTCTTCAAAGCTACCGAGCACGCGTTTGAGTTTTTGCGCAATATGTACAGAGATCTTCTGGCCTATTTGCTGAGTCGCAAACTTATCTGCATTGTCACCTTTTTGATTTTATTTGCTGGATGCTTCAGCATGATTCCTCTTATTGGGCAGGATTTCTTCCCGGCGGTGGATGGCGGGCAGATGCGCTTGCACCTGGTCTGTCCCACTGGTTCCAGGTTGGAAGAGACTGAGCGCACCTTTACCAGTATCGAGAGCGCCATCAAAAAAGTTATTCCGCCGGAGGAATTGGGCGACATCCTCGACAATATTGGACTACCTAATAGTGGTATCAACCTTGCTTACGGCGATAACATTACTGTTTCGGATTTTGATGGCGAGATGCTGATATCGCTCAAAGAGGACCACAAAAAATCAGTCTTTGAGTATGCCAAAAAAATTCGCCTGATGATGCGGCAAGAGTTTCCTCATGTGCAATGTTTCTTTCAGCCAGCTGATATCGTCTCTCAGATACTCAATGCCGGTCTGCCAGCTCCAATCGATATCCAGGTCACTGGTAGAGATAAGCCAGCTAACTACAAGATTGCTCAATTGCTCAAAGAAAAAATTGAGAAAGTGCAAGGGGCTGTGGATGTAACTTTGCACCAGGTGGTAGACGCACCACAAGTCAAGTTTGACGTAGATAGAGTGAGAGCCAATCAACTGGGCTTTACTCAACGCGATATTGCTCAGGCTGTTTTGATGAGTTTGAGCTCAAGCTTTCAGACATCGCCTAGCTTTTGGGTTAATCCAAAAAACGGCGTCAATTACAACGTCGCCATTCAGACGCCTCAATCGCGCATGAATACTATCGATGCCATCTTAAATACACCTGTCACTTCACCTTTGCCCGGGCACGCGCCTCAGCTTTTGGCTAACCTGGGTAGTATCTCTCGTGGTATCACACCGGCTGTAGTCAGTCACTATCGCATCCAAAATGTCTACGACGTCTTTGTCAACGTGCAAGACCGCGATCTGGGTGGAGTTAGCAGTGATATTCAAAAGATCATAAAAGAAATTGAAGGCAAAAAGCTGCTTCCACGCGGCACTTATATCTATGTGCGCGGTCAAGCCGATAGCATGACTAATGCTTTTACAGGACTTCTGGGTGGTATGGCATTTGCTTTGATTTTGATCTATTTGCTCCTGGTAGTTAACTTCCATAGCTGGGTAGATCCACTTATTGTTCTGGCCGCTTTGCCAGGGGCTTTTTCTGGTATTGTGCTGGCACTCTTTGCCACCAATACTGCTTTTAGTGTGCCAGCCTTAATGGGGGCAATCATGAGTATCGGGGTGGCGTCAGCTAACAGCATCCTGCTCATTACTTTTGCCAATGAGCAAATCGAAGAAGGTGTGGAGCCTGTGGCAGCGGCTCTGAGTGCTGGCTATAACCGCTTTAGACCAGTAATAATGACGGCTACAGCCATGATAATCGGGATGTTGCCGATGGCCCTGGGACTGGGCGAGGGTGGCTCACAAAACGCGCCACTGGGTCGAGCTGTTATTGGTGGACTGTTGATGGCGACTCTCGCCACTTTGTTATTTGTACCTTGTGTTTTTGCAGTAGTTAGATTGAGACGCCCACAGCGTCCCAGTGCACATACAGCGGCTTTAGAGCATGCTGGGAGGTAA